The Streptomyces sp. HUAS CB01 genome has a segment encoding these proteins:
- a CDS encoding glycosyltransferase 87 family protein, whose protein sequence is MRIPVTTRGRVLVALGMSAVVVFFLATVPFHRHWFDLHVYYGAVEHWIGGHPIYDYLRPGTRYGFTYPPFAALCMLPMTLVGWHSALAISQLMNVAAAAVILHVCLDATIRRESRHRWFAYAVAACMFALLEPVRDTVSFGQVNLLLLALVLADCWLLTAGRERFPSLGRLAGLGIGLAAAIKLTPAIFICYLLVTRRLRAAGVAIGTASAATLLAAWAAPTASRTFWTEAMWNTERVGSLSYVSNQSWQGMLARLTEPFAEPSRAVWAVGVLLLMWLWARRVRQAVSAGDELAGFALTGIAACLVSPVTWVHHLVWLIPALAVLTDKGLRAAPGGERRRRLLTWALASYAVLCSSMVWLWRWNDGGVPGFLGANAYVWIALLLLLLLPLGRPGTDGDGPYAESGPSATMGACAHATASPSKSVPVSRLSEQSASPTRPGSKPAPSGSGG, encoded by the coding sequence GTGCGGATCCCCGTGACCACACGGGGCCGTGTCCTGGTGGCACTCGGCATGTCCGCGGTGGTGGTCTTCTTCCTCGCGACCGTGCCGTTCCACCGGCACTGGTTCGACCTCCACGTCTACTACGGGGCGGTCGAGCACTGGATCGGCGGCCACCCGATCTACGACTACCTCAGGCCCGGAACCCGCTACGGCTTCACGTATCCGCCGTTCGCGGCGCTGTGCATGCTGCCGATGACCCTGGTCGGCTGGCACAGCGCGCTGGCCATAAGCCAGCTCATGAACGTCGCGGCCGCCGCCGTGATCCTCCACGTCTGCCTCGACGCGACCATCCGGCGGGAGAGCCGGCACAGATGGTTCGCGTACGCCGTGGCGGCCTGCATGTTCGCCCTGCTGGAGCCGGTCCGCGACACCGTGAGCTTCGGCCAGGTCAATCTGCTCCTGCTGGCGCTGGTCCTCGCCGACTGCTGGCTGCTGACGGCCGGGCGCGAGCGGTTCCCGTCCCTCGGCCGGCTGGCCGGTCTCGGCATCGGTCTCGCCGCCGCGATCAAACTCACCCCGGCGATCTTCATCTGCTACCTGCTGGTCACCCGGCGCCTGCGGGCGGCCGGGGTCGCCATCGGCACGGCGAGCGCCGCGACCCTGCTCGCGGCCTGGGCGGCGCCGACGGCATCGCGCACGTTCTGGACCGAGGCGATGTGGAACACCGAGCGGGTCGGTTCGCTCTCCTACGTCTCCAACCAGTCCTGGCAGGGCATGCTGGCCCGGCTCACCGAACCGTTCGCCGAGCCCAGCCGCGCGGTGTGGGCCGTGGGCGTACTGCTCCTGATGTGGCTGTGGGCCCGCCGGGTGCGGCAGGCCGTCTCCGCGGGTGACGAGCTCGCGGGCTTCGCCCTGACGGGAATCGCGGCGTGCCTCGTGAGCCCGGTCACCTGGGTGCACCACCTGGTCTGGCTGATCCCGGCCCTCGCCGTCCTCACCGACAAGGGCCTGCGGGCCGCGCCGGGCGGGGAACGCCGCCGCAGGCTGCTGACCTGGGCCCTGGCGAGCTACGCCGTCCTGTGCAGCAGCATGGTCTGGCTGTGGCGCTGGAACGACGGCGGTGTGCCCGGGTTCCTGGGCGCCAACGCCTACGTGTGGATAGCACTGCTCCTGCTCCTGCTGCTGCCGCTCGGGCGGCCGGGCACGGACGGGGACGGGCCGTATGCGGAGAGCGGACCGTCTGCGACGATGGGCGCATGCGCGCACGCTACGGCCTCCCCCTCAAAATCGGTGCCGGTGTCACGGCTCTCGGAGCAGTCGGCATCGCCTACGCGGCCGGGTTCGAAGCCCGCTCCTTCCGGCTCCGGCGGGTGA